One stretch of Qipengyuania gelatinilytica DNA includes these proteins:
- a CDS encoding murein L,D-transpeptidase catalytic domain-containing protein, with product MNRRDLLKGTLAATAATSFAGRAFAQVNPTASRDAQLFAIAREQLARVGDTIWKKDVVGIADFGLHSSQKRFHFVDLANERVESFHVSHGTGSDSEHDGWLKRYSNIEGSEATSRGAYMTRSWYTGRYGTSIRLDGLDPTNDLAMPRAIVMHQADYARPEHVSRWGRLGRSNGCFALGPDQFDKVLIDLSGGRLLYAESLGLAEDGSRERPPITQTELVMNENGGTFERTNPGVF from the coding sequence ATGAATCGCCGCGACCTTCTCAAGGGCACCCTCGCCGCCACTGCCGCAACCAGTTTTGCGGGACGGGCGTTTGCGCAGGTGAACCCGACTGCCAGTCGCGACGCCCAGCTCTTCGCAATAGCGCGCGAGCAGCTGGCGCGGGTCGGTGATACGATCTGGAAGAAGGATGTGGTCGGGATCGCCGATTTCGGTCTGCACTCCTCCCAGAAGCGCTTCCACTTTGTCGATCTCGCCAACGAGCGCGTCGAGAGCTTCCATGTCAGCCACGGCACCGGTTCGGACAGCGAGCATGACGGCTGGCTCAAGCGCTATTCGAATATCGAGGGCAGCGAGGCGACCAGCCGCGGCGCCTATATGACGCGTAGCTGGTACACCGGACGATACGGTACTTCGATCAGGCTGGACGGGCTCGACCCGACCAATGACCTTGCCATGCCCCGCGCCATCGTAATGCACCAGGCGGACTACGCCCGTCCCGAACATGTCTCGCGCTGGGGCCGTCTTGGCCGCTCGAATGGTTGTTTCGCGCTTGGACCGGACCAGTTCGACAAGGTGTTGATCGACCTGAGCGGCGGCCGCCTTCTCTATGCGGAAAGCCTCGGCCTTGCCGAAGACGGCAGCCGGGAACGTCCGCCGATCACGCAGACCGAATTGGTCATGAACGAGAACGGCGGCACGTTCGAACGCACCAATCCGGGCGTATTCTAG
- a CDS encoding L,D-transpeptidase family protein — MRKPILLSGAALIAAGLFTAASAQDAAPESILPRAEKPEKSQEPVSQAPQTVEEAFGDIRMQSGEVVQEVPSLEGVWTAEQVQQLIDFIPTLTAEGLRPEDYRLGELQALAAEGESEALNVLASETFVWLVEDLRDGRTPMESRRQWFVVDPDADRMPTWKLLEDALASGEIAGTLTGLHPVHPDYAALREELVTATDPARIKLIRANMDRWRWLPQDLGKQYLMTNVPEYMLRLTVNGRIIKSYRTVVGKPGRTATPQLSEMVEAIIFNPTWTVPQSIVVGEGLGNKVLSNPQWAASQGYKATKGAGGWIGVVQQPGPLNALGLMKLDMPNEHAIFLHDTPSRHLFNQANRALSHGCIRVEGALEVAMTMAMLGNATSKAELPDIQQEVTEISASREYTRYPMAKQWPVYITYFTMATDVNGEMKAFKDIYDRDKPVLEALDAPRVSDRARETSEEAVEIIDDMQITA, encoded by the coding sequence ATGAGAAAACCGATCCTTCTTTCTGGCGCCGCGCTGATCGCGGCAGGCCTGTTCACGGCAGCTTCGGCGCAGGATGCTGCGCCCGAAAGCATCCTGCCCCGGGCCGAAAAGCCCGAAAAGTCCCAAGAGCCGGTCAGCCAGGCGCCGCAGACCGTCGAAGAAGCTTTCGGCGATATCCGCATGCAGAGCGGCGAGGTGGTACAGGAAGTGCCCTCGCTAGAAGGCGTCTGGACCGCCGAGCAGGTCCAGCAGCTCATCGACTTCATCCCGACGCTGACTGCTGAAGGCCTGCGTCCCGAAGATTACCGTCTCGGTGAACTGCAGGCGCTTGCCGCCGAGGGCGAGAGCGAAGCGCTCAATGTGCTCGCCAGCGAGACCTTTGTCTGGCTGGTCGAGGACCTGCGCGACGGCCGCACTCCGATGGAATCGCGTCGCCAGTGGTTCGTTGTCGATCCCGATGCGGATCGCATGCCGACGTGGAAACTGCTCGAGGATGCACTGGCTAGTGGCGAGATCGCCGGCACGCTCACCGGACTGCATCCCGTCCATCCCGATTACGCGGCCCTGCGCGAAGAGCTCGTAACTGCGACCGATCCCGCCCGCATCAAGCTGATCCGTGCGAATATGGATCGCTGGCGCTGGCTGCCGCAGGATCTGGGCAAGCAGTACCTGATGACCAATGTGCCCGAATACATGCTTCGCCTCACGGTGAACGGGCGCATCATCAAGAGCTATCGCACGGTGGTCGGCAAGCCCGGCCGCACGGCCACTCCGCAACTCTCCGAAATGGTTGAAGCCATTATCTTCAATCCGACCTGGACCGTTCCGCAGTCGATCGTCGTCGGCGAAGGTTTGGGCAATAAGGTTCTCAGCAACCCGCAGTGGGCCGCATCGCAGGGCTACAAGGCGACCAAGGGTGCAGGCGGATGGATCGGTGTCGTCCAGCAGCCCGGTCCACTCAATGCTCTCGGACTGATGAAGCTCGACATGCCCAACGAGCATGCAATTTTTCTTCATGACACGCCCAGTCGCCACCTGTTCAACCAGGCTAACCGCGCACTCAGCCATGGATGTATTCGTGTGGAAGGCGCTCTCGAAGTCGCCATGACGATGGCAATGCTCGGCAATGCCACGAGCAAGGCCGAGCTGCCCGACATCCAGCAGGAAGTGACGGAAATCAGCGCAAGCCGGGAATACACGCGTTACCCGATGGCGAAGCAGTGGCCGGTCTACATCACCTATTTCACCATGGCGACCGACGTGAACGGGGAGATGAAGGCGTTCAAGGACATCTACGACCGCGACAAGCCGGTGCTCGAGGCACTCGATGCACCGCGCGTTTCGGACCGTGCCCGCGAAACCAGCGAGGAAGCCGTCGAAATCATCGACGACATGCAGATTACCGCCTGA
- a CDS encoding histone deacetylase family protein, translating into MAPAPTRGTFRFDKYMAVMVALRESGYPLTEHAPAPMPRRWLEAVHCPDYVEQVFTASVPHEKERRIGFPVTPHIAQRVAHTNGGTWLAAQLAKQHGYAANSAAGSHHALHDTGAGYCVFNDLAVCAHRLIAEGDAARVLIVDLDVHQGDGTASLTAGRDDIFTLSLHAEKNFPVRKARSSLDVPLGDGVDDDGYLEALERHLPGIFDDFAPDMVLYQAGVDVHGADKLGRLSLTDAGLERRDAYVIEETRKRGLPVASALGGGYGKDPREVADRHARSMLACARANARSASASVSDVIR; encoded by the coding sequence ATGGCGCCCGCGCCGACGCGCGGGACGTTTCGCTTCGACAAGTACATGGCGGTCATGGTGGCGTTGCGCGAAAGCGGATATCCGCTGACCGAGCACGCGCCTGCCCCGATGCCGCGCCGCTGGCTGGAGGCGGTTCATTGCCCCGACTATGTCGAGCAGGTGTTCACCGCCAGCGTCCCGCACGAGAAGGAACGGCGGATCGGCTTCCCCGTAACCCCGCATATCGCGCAGCGCGTGGCGCATACCAATGGCGGGACATGGCTCGCCGCGCAGCTCGCGAAGCAGCACGGCTATGCCGCAAACTCGGCGGCCGGCAGCCATCATGCGCTGCATGATACGGGCGCGGGATACTGCGTCTTCAACGATCTTGCCGTGTGCGCGCACCGCCTGATCGCGGAAGGCGATGCGGCGCGTGTCCTCATCGTCGATCTCGATGTCCACCAGGGCGACGGTACGGCCAGCCTGACCGCGGGGCGCGATGACATCTTCACCCTCTCGCTCCATGCCGAGAAGAACTTCCCGGTCCGCAAGGCCCGCTCCAGCCTCGACGTGCCGCTTGGCGACGGGGTCGATGATGACGGCTACCTCGAAGCGCTCGAACGCCACCTTCCGGGTATTTTCGATGATTTCGCGCCCGACATGGTGCTCTACCAGGCAGGCGTCGATGTGCACGGGGCCGACAAGCTCGGCCGCCTGTCCCTGACCGATGCTGGTCTCGAGCGCCGTGACGCATATGTTATTGAAGAGACACGTAAACGCGGCCTTCCCGTCGCCAGCGCGCTCGGCGGCGGATATGGCAAGGACCCGCGCGAAGTGGCGGATCGCCACGCGCGTTCGATGCTCGCCTGTGCTCGCGCGAATGCTCGTTCAGCTTCCGCTAGTGTGTCGGATGTTATAAGATAG